The DNA sequence TAAATAATTTTCCTGATTGCTTCAATTGTAATTGCGCCAACCGCAATCATTAAAATGATAGAGTTGAAAAATGCTGCGAGGATCGTTGACTTTCTTAAACCGTAAGTTCGTTTTTCCGTTGCAGCAGTTTTTGCGAGATATGAAGCACCCCAGGCTAAAAGCAATCCGAGGACGTCACTAAAATTGTGTCCAGCATCTGCAATCAAAGCCATTGAATTAATTAAAAATCCATATACAAGTTCAACAATGATGTAGAGAACATTCAGGATGATTCCAATAATGAAGGCACGATTAAAATTTTGGGAGTGGGAATGATTATGATTGTGATGCGACATTTAATAATTTTACTTTGAATTCAAAATTGGTGATTTGTTCTCAGATTCACAGTCATCACAATTACACATTAAATTTCCGCTTTTCACTTTTTCAAATGCTTCTCTTCCCTCTTTGAAAGCAAAGTAAGCAATTCCTAATGATCCTAAAATATCGAAGTAAGCAATATCAAATAATTCGTACAATCCACTTGATGCAAGCAGAATAAATGAAAGATAAAAACAGGTTTTTGTACAATTCGCATCTGCAATGATTGCATCTGAGCTTAATGCTTTACCAACTTTTAATTTTGAAGTCATCAGCCAATACATTGTTGCAATTGATATCACAGCGATAATTATCCCAGGAAGTGTTGTCGAGGGTTTTACATCATTAAAAATATTGAGAACTGAACCTGCTATTAATCCGAGCACTAAAAGATAAAATACACTTCCTGTTATTCTCAATGCAGTTTTTTCAAATTCATCACGAGTTTGAACTTTCGAATGCTTCATTCTAAAAATCATATGAGCAATTCCTATTCCTGAAATCACTTCAACAAAACTGTCAACACCGAAACCAAGCAATGCAAGAGTTTCATCCCCAGCGCCGAAATAGACAGAGATCAATCCTTCTGCAATATTGTAGAAGATTGTTATCAGACTAAGTATAAATGCTTTTTTAATTAAATTATTCATCGATAGTACTAAAATAAAAAAAGGGATGCATTAAAGTACATCCCTAACTTAACTATAAATGACGACTAACTTTTTATGAACTTTGATCCATCCTCATTGAGGTTTTTCAAATAAGTTTCAGGGTTTTTTATAAACTTTGAAGTACAATCTTCACAGCAAAAACCGATAAGCATCCCATTATACTCAGTTGAAGGTGAATCTGACTTTACTTTACTTCCTTCGACAGGACATACTTTATTCCAGATTTGAACGACTGCTGCGTCTTCATTCGTTTCCAAATTTGCTTCACTTTTGCTTTCCTTTGTTCCGCAGCAGCTATGAGAGCATTCCTTCTTTTCTTTCTTTTCTGTTTCAGGTTTTTCCTGTGCAAAAGAAATCACACCGAGAAATGCGATTACTGAAAAGATGATCATGAGTTGTTTGAGCATTTTGTTTTTCCTTTTATTTATGAGTTAATTCATTTGTCATTGCGAGGATCCGCTAAAAGCGGAGACGAAGCAATCTTACTACATTTTTTTTGCAGATTGCTTCGCCCCGATTAATCGGGACTCGCAATAACGTTTGTCGTTTATTTTCTTCCTATAAACCTTGTTCCGTCTTCATTTAAATTCTTTGAATACTTTTCGGGATTCTTTTCGAATTTTGCATCACAGCCGGGACAGCAGAATCCATAAAGCTTACCATTGTATTCAACAGTTGGTCCGTCAACGTCAACTTTGTTGCCCATAACCGGACAGACTTTATTCCAAATCTCTAATTCAGCTGAATCTTGAGTTGAACTACTGTCAACGGGTTCTTCTAAAGTTGTTACTGAATCATTCTTTGCTTCCTCATTCATTTCCTGAGGTTTTTCCTGAGCAATAATGAATGAACTGACAATTATGAATATTGATATTATTATTAATATTTTATTTAACATTTTGTTACTCTTAATAAATTGATTGTCACATTGAGCTTGTCGAAATGTGACTGCTTAAAATTTGATTGTCATCCTTCGACAAGCTCAGGATGACTAAGCATAATTACAAAACACTGAGTCTCAAACCAAGATAAAACTTTCTTCCGTCAACCGGTCCCCAAACAAGTGATGCATCAAAGTATTCACCGAATGGATCGTCAGATGCAATTATAGGATTATCTTGTGTGAAATCCAGAAGGTTTTCAACACCAAAGTATAAATCAACGATATCAATCTTCTTTGTAACCTGAGCATTGATATTTACAAATTCGGAAAAAGATTCTGATCTCCGGTATTGTTCTGGATTATCTTCAGTAGATGGAACTCTTCCGTCTCCATTCAACAAGAATGATGTATCAAAAAGCCAATCACGCTCCTCAGTTGCATACGAAAGGGTTAGTAAACCTTTATATTTGCTGATGAGAGGTTTTGTTAAAAGTTTTTCTCCATATTGTGTTTTTACATCAGAGTATCTGAATGCAGCAGTAAGATCCAGTCGTTGGATTAATTCGTACGCAAGTTCAATCTGATAATTATTTGAAAATGATTTACCATCAAGATCATAAAATCTTACCTGCCTTACATCACTGTCAATATCGACAACTGTCTGCTTACTGAAATCTGTCCGATAAAAATCAGCTGTAATCCTTAAGTCGCGATTGTTGATAGAGAAATATCTTGTCAGATTGAAACCATAATTCCAACCTTCCTCATACGTTGGATTATTGATTACAACGAACTGACGCGAACTCGCAAGGTAGTTCATATTTTCAGCAAAAAGATTTACCGAACGATATCCTTTTCCTCCCGAAATTCTTAAAGTTGTGTTTTCATCGATACCGTACTTCACATGAAGTCGTGGTGTAAAGAAAGTTCCGTACAAATTATGAAAGTCAACTCTGGCACCGGGAACAACGGCAATCTGTGGAAGTGGGGAAAAGTTATACTCAGCAAAAATTCCCGGTCTTGATTCTTTTCTGAAAAAATCAATTCCATTGTATTCTTCTTCATATTGATCGAAAACGTAACTACCACCAAGCGTTATTGCATGAACTTCGTCTTCAGTTTTTGCTTCAAAAACAAGCTTTGAAGAAAATGATCTTAACTTCGAATCATATTGCCTTAATCCAAACAATGAATTCTGGTCTTGATACTGTCCATTCAAAATTAAACCCATACTTGCATAAGGCTCACTGTTGAATACGTATCCATTTTTAGCATACACTTCATATCGTTTTGTATCAACATCGATATCATACAAGTGACCAGAATGACTGCTTGAATGAGATTCAGAAATTTGCCCGGCATTTCTTTGTTCATTAATTACCTGTATACCAAATTGCGATTCATATCCGGTGAAGGACTGATAATGCCATCTATTCATAAAATTAAATTGCTTTACTTCAGGCTGATCGGCAAAGAAATCATGATTATGATCAAAAGTTTTTGTAACAAAATCGGAATGCGCTAACAACAGAGTTGAAAGATTTTCCGATATCTGCAATGCAGCATTTGCGTTCAAGTCAGTTTTATAATGCGAACTTTGAAAAGCATTAAAATAATATCTTTCGATATCGTCCGGCTTTTTATAATCAATGTTAATTTGTCCTGTAATAGATTCATATCCATTTACAACAGAACCAGCACCTTTAGATACGCTGATCGCTGTCATCCAGGGTCCAGGGACATAACCAAGTCCGAATGTATTTGTAATCCCTTTCAATGTCGGAACGTTTTCAAACATTATGTTTGTGTAGATTCCAGCCAGTCCTAAAAGTTGAATTTGTTTTGCACCTGTCACTGCATCCTGAAACTGAACATCAACACTTGCATTAGTTGTAAAGCTTTCCGATAAGTTGCAGCAAGCAGCTTTAAGCAATTCTTTGCTCGTTATAATTTCAGTTGGTCTTGCATCAAGCTCATCAAAATATTTTGACAACGATGTTCCTGTTACAACCACTTCTTTCAATTCTCTGTTTACTGACAGAACAATTTCAATACTCTCCATATATGATGAGATTTCGACAGTATCAGGCTGATAGCCAATATAACTAACAATCAAATGAAGGTGATCAGAATCTATCTTCTCCAGAAAAAATATTCCATCATCATTTGTTGTCGTTCCAATTTGGGTACCTTCCCAGAAAACATTTGTCCCGACCAGCGGTATCTTTTGTTGTTTCTCATCTAACTCGTAAACTATTCCTTTAAATGTCTGAGTAAATCCATAGTTTGCCGAGAATAAAATGAGAATCGCAAATAATAGTGATTTCATTTTTTTACCTATCTTATTTTAATTCATACTAAGCAGCGGCACAAAGCCGCAAGAAAAAATTCTTCAATAATTGAAGAAGATTAACAGACAGGTAAATCTATTTTAAGTTGATGGATTGTCTTTAGGAGCTGCTTACCAAATTGGGGGGGTGGTAGATCGTAATTAAAACTATTTGAATATTTTTTTTCTGATTCATTATCTGCAGCAGTAATATTTATTCCGCTTACAGCTGTGCTGAATGACGTAATTAATGTTTGATGACTTTGTGAAAAATTATCTTCAATCTTTTTATAATCGAATTCATCAATGCAACATTTCGACTCTGAATCTGTTATAAGAAGTTTACTTTCAGGAATTGGTTCAGAGCAGCAGGATGTTTCTTTTATTTCCTCGGTTTCTAACTTGCACATTTCACATTCAGTCAGAGATTTCTTACCCATCATCTCACAATAGTGGTAAAACAGTGGAAGACCTGTTGTGGAA is a window from the bacterium genome containing:
- a CDS encoding cation transporter — protein: MNNLIKKAFILSLITIFYNIAEGLISVYFGAGDETLALLGFGVDSFVEVISGIGIAHMIFRMKHSKVQTRDEFEKTALRITGSVFYLLVLGLIAGSVLNIFNDVKPSTTLPGIIIAVISIATMYWLMTSKLKVGKALSSDAIIADANCTKTCFYLSFILLASSGLYELFDIAYFDILGSLGIAYFAFKEGREAFEKVKSGNLMCNCDDCESENKSPILNSK
- a CDS encoding YHS domain-containing protein — protein: MIIFSVIAFLGVISFAQEKPETEKKEKKECSHSCCGTKESKSEANLETNEDAAVVQIWNKVCPVEGSKVKSDSPSTEYNGMLIGFCCEDCTSKFIKNPETYLKNLNEDGSKFIKS
- a CDS encoding YHS domain-containing protein, which produces MNEEAKNDSVTTLEEPVDSSSTQDSAELEIWNKVCPVMGNKVDVDGPTVEYNGKLYGFCCPGCDAKFEKNPEKYSKNLNEDGTRFIGRK
- a CDS encoding TonB-dependent receptor, with protein sequence MKSLLFAILILFSANYGFTQTFKGIVYELDEKQQKIPLVGTNVFWEGTQIGTTTNDDGIFFLEKIDSDHLHLIVSYIGYQPDTVEISSYMESIEIVLSVNRELKEVVVTGTSLSKYFDELDARPTEIITSKELLKAACCNLSESFTTNASVDVQFQDAVTGAKQIQLLGLAGIYTNIMFENVPTLKGITNTFGLGYVPGPWMTAISVSKGAGSVVNGYESITGQINIDYKKPDDIERYYFNAFQSSHYKTDLNANAALQISENLSTLLLAHSDFVTKTFDHNHDFFADQPEVKQFNFMNRWHYQSFTGYESQFGIQVINEQRNAGQISESHSSSHSGHLYDIDVDTKRYEVYAKNGYVFNSEPYASMGLILNGQYQDQNSLFGLRQYDSKLRSFSSKLVFEAKTEDEVHAITLGGSYVFDQYEEEYNGIDFFRKESRPGIFAEYNFSPLPQIAVVPGARVDFHNLYGTFFTPRLHVKYGIDENTTLRISGGKGYRSVNLFAENMNYLASSRQFVVINNPTYEEGWNYGFNLTRYFSINNRDLRITADFYRTDFSKQTVVDIDSDVRQVRFYDLDGKSFSNNYQIELAYELIQRLDLTAAFRYSDVKTQYGEKLLTKPLISKYKGLLTLSYATEERDWLFDTSFLLNGDGRVPSTEDNPEQYRRSESFSEFVNINAQVTKKIDIVDLYFGVENLLDFTQDNPIIASDDPFGEYFDASLVWGPVDGRKFYLGLRLSVL